The Atribacterota bacterium genome contains the following window.
AGTTAATCTTCATATATTTTATTAAAGTATCAACAATTTAAATAAACCAGGCAATACTTAAAGCAATTATACTACAAATAAAACTTATAGACATTAGAATTAAAACAACATTACGATGAGAAATTCCTCTCTTTAACAATCGGTGGTGCAAATGACCTTGGTCTGCTTGAAAAATGGGCTTATGGCTTCTGTATCTGCGCCATATAGCAAAAAAAGTATCAATTATAGGTAAGGCTAAAATAATAACTGGAATTATAAAAAATATTACCTTCTCTGAGTAAATTACCCATAATGAAGAGGTAGAAGCTATAAGGAATCCCGAAAATGTACTTCCAGAATCTCCTAAAAATATCTGGGCTGGATAGAAATTATAACGAAAAAAAGCAATAATACTACCCAAAAGTGCTGCATTTAGAAGGTTATATACTTGAAAGCTTTTATCAACTAAAAACCCTAACATTAAAAAAGCAAATAAGGAAATCACCGATATTCCGGAAGCCAGGCCATCTAATCCGTCAATTAGATTAATTGAATTAGTAATCCCAACAATCCATAATAACAATATAGGATATAATAGATATCCCATGATATTTAAAAAGGATAATTTTTGAATTATAAACTGGATAATTAGATCATTATGATAAGCAATAAATAATAGAGCTGGCATCATTTGAATTACAAATTTTTTCAGGGGTTTTAAATCAGCAATATCGTCCACAATACCTAACAATAGAATGATAATACTTCCTGCAATCAATGCCCTTACTTGCTCTGGAAAAGATACAAATAATAGTATACTAAATAGAAAACCAAAAAAAATAACCAGTCCCCCAAGATTGGGAATAGCATCACTATGTATTTTGCGATATCCGGGTTTATCTACAAAATTTTGCTTTTTCCCTAACCGAGCAATAAAAGGAGTAATAATATAAGAAATAAAAAAGGCAGTCAATATTACTTTGGTAAAAAACACAGGAGATTTTTTCTCCTTCTTCTCTAAATATTTTTCTCTTAATAAATTTTACTTACAATTTAAATTATACCATCAAATTCTTCTAGATTCCCTAAAAACTATTCTATATGTTAATTAGGTAAGAAAAGTTTATTTACTAAAAAATAACCGTTCTGCATTATCATGATAAATCATTCTCAATGTCTCATCATCAAGATTTAAACCTCGATAAACTCTGGATGTATCAACATTATTACGAGCATCTTTTGACATCATGTTATATATGCTGGAAGGAAGGATAAAGTCTTCTTTTTCCAGTAAATCCATATAAGCTAAATGTACATCATCAATAAAAGCCCTATTCTTGGCTCTATAGGTAGTTATCACTAGATCAGTTCCATAGGTTATTCTATCCTTATAAGTTACCATAAAGTCATGAAATGCACTATAATTATTGGAAATTCTACCAAATCCAGCAACTAAGAAATCGGGATATCCAAAGCTAATATCAAGATATAATTGGGGATATTCTCGCATAAAATAATCTAAGCGAGTCAAATTACTGGTTGAGAGCATAAAATGAGGAGCAATTATGGTTAATTGTGGAAATTCCTGTAAAATATGCTCAAATTCTGTTGAAAAACGTCCAATATTAATATGATAAAGTATAGGAATGTGTTCTTGTTCACAATAAGCATATATTTCCATCATTCCAGAATCAATTAGAGACATCTGAAAAAATAAATCATAAAAACTACCATGTCCATTATATAGTTTGACCCCGGCTACTCCATTCTTTATATAATTTTTTAATTTTACCATCTTATTTTCATCACAGGGATCCAGAGTTACCAAGGCAGCAAATTTATCAGGATATTCTTGACTCAATTTAATAATAAACTCGTTGTTTTCCTCGTAACCGGTAAAGCCATAATCAGGATTTAAGAAAAAGGTAAAATCAGAGGTTCCCAGTAATACCATCTTTTTAATCTGACAATCTTCCATAGCTTTTTGAAGCAGAGGTATATTTTTTTCATTTTGCACATGTTCATGAGCATTGATAATATGAAAATTATCTCTTCTATTCTTAACTGCTTCTGATATATTTGCGATTTGGCTAGACGGACTATTATCAATCCATGATATTGGTAATAAGCCTCTCTGTCTTAATCCGATAAACAATAATACTATGATAACAATGACACTAATAGTATAGAAAAGAATATCAAAAAACTTTTTTTTATAGTG
Protein-coding sequences here:
- a CDS encoding MraY family glycosyltransferase; this encodes MFFTKVILTAFFISYIITPFIARLGKKQNFVDKPGYRKIHSDAIPNLGGLVIFFGFLFSILLFVSFPEQVRALIAGSIIILLLGIVDDIADLKPLKKFVIQMMPALLFIAYHNDLIIQFIIQKLSFLNIMGYLLYPILLLWIVGITNSINLIDGLDGLASGISVISLFAFLMLGFLVDKSFQVYNLLNAALLGSIIAFFRYNFYPAQIFLGDSGSTFSGFLIASTSSLWVIYSEKVIFFIIPVIILALPIIDTFFAIWRRYRSHKPIFQADQGHLHHRLLKRGISHRNVVLILMSISFICSIIALSIAWFI
- a CDS encoding amidohydrolase family protein — its product is MVKKEKIFKKSNHYKKKFFDILFYTISVIVIIVLLFIGLRQRGLLPISWIDNSPSSQIANISEAVKNRRDNFHIINAHEHVQNEKNIPLLQKAMEDCQIKKMVLLGTSDFTFFLNPDYGFTGYEENNEFIIKLSQEYPDKFAALVTLDPCDENKMVKLKNYIKNGVAGVKLYNGHGSFYDLFFQMSLIDSGMMEIYAYCEQEHIPILYHINIGRFSTEFEHILQEFPQLTIIAPHFMLSTSNLTRLDYFMREYPQLYLDISFGYPDFLVAGFGRISNNYSAFHDFMVTYKDRITYGTDLVITTYRAKNRAFIDDVHLAYMDLLEKEDFILPSSIYNMMSKDARNNVDTSRVYRGLNLDDETLRMIYHDNAERLFFSK